In one window of Maribacter sp. BPC-D8 DNA:
- a CDS encoding DinB family protein has translation MMTENIFEIMLQNRRNLHAILTKTPKEKLLEIPAGFNNNVYWNIAHTVATQQVLIYKLSGLQMRIPKDLVAKFSKGTVPDGTATDEEMMMVADFLISTAEWLIEDYDTALFQTFNEYKTSARVTLKNVDDAIVFNLLHEGLHLGQITLLLKQLA, from the coding sequence ATGATGACTGAGAATATATTTGAGATTATGTTGCAAAATCGTAGAAATCTACATGCGATATTAACAAAAACACCTAAAGAAAAGCTTCTTGAAATACCAGCAGGTTTCAATAATAATGTGTATTGGAATATAGCACATACGGTAGCAACACAACAAGTTCTTATCTATAAGTTAAGCGGATTACAAATGCGTATACCTAAAGATTTGGTTGCTAAATTTAGTAAAGGTACCGTGCCAGATGGCACAGCTACAGATGAAGAAATGATGATGGTTGCAGATTTTTTAATTTCTACAGCAGAATGGCTTATAGAAGATTACGATACTGCACTTTTTCAAACATTCAACGAGTATAAAACCAGCGCGCGTGTTACCCTTAAAAATGTTGATGATGCGATAGTATTTAATTTGTTGCACGAAGGTCTTCACCTTGGGCAAATTACCCTATTGTTGAAGCAATTGGCTTAA
- a CDS encoding DUF3298 and DUF4163 domain-containing protein yields the protein MKSKLTYLLICFILIGCNNKNTLSFEPLTIATDSCDNCTSVRIEIPEATGKTKLSKTINAALEGEIIALLNFDEESNAQNLEEAKEAFLYDYEELNGKFPEESMPWEATIEGTITFENENIITIKLESYIYTGGAHGYGTNRFLNFDKTSSKELYQEDLFNNLDDFKTYAETLFRKQENIPVEGSINNTGFMFETENFYLPDNLGYTEVGLLLFYEPYEIASFADGPITLTIPYIEANTFLKYPQQP from the coding sequence ATGAAATCTAAGCTTACCTACCTACTTATTTGTTTTATACTTATTGGCTGTAATAATAAGAACACCCTTTCTTTTGAACCATTGACCATCGCTACTGATTCTTGCGATAATTGCACCTCTGTTCGTATCGAAATACCTGAGGCAACTGGCAAAACAAAATTAAGCAAGACTATCAATGCTGCCTTAGAAGGTGAGATTATTGCATTACTAAATTTTGATGAGGAAAGTAATGCTCAAAATCTTGAAGAAGCCAAAGAAGCTTTTTTATATGATTATGAAGAACTCAACGGAAAATTCCCTGAAGAATCTATGCCTTGGGAAGCTACAATCGAAGGCACTATAACTTTCGAAAACGAAAATATTATTACAATCAAATTAGAATCTTACATCTATACCGGTGGAGCACATGGTTATGGCACCAACAGGTTTTTAAATTTTGATAAAACTAGTAGCAAAGAATTATACCAAGAAGATCTATTCAACAACTTAGACGATTTTAAAACATATGCCGAGACGCTTTTTAGAAAGCAAGAAAACATACCTGTAGAAGGTTCTATAAACAATACCGGTTTTATGTTCGAAACTGAGAATTTCTATTTGCCTGACAATTTAGGGTATACCGAAGTCGGACTCCTACTTTTCTACGAGCCTTACGAAATAGCTTCCTTTGCAGATGGTCCAATTACACTAACTATACCTTATATAGAAGCAAACACTTTTTTAAAGTATCCGCAACAACCTTAA
- a CDS encoding cystathionine gamma-synthase — protein sequence MASENLKFNTKTIHGGQQPDEAYGAVMPPIYQTSTYAQTTPGGHKGYQYSRSANPTRTALENSLASIEGGEFGLAFGSGIAAIDAVIKLLAPGDEVISTDDLYGGTYRIFKKIFEKFGIVFHFVGMQGTDAVRDKINTKTKLIWVETPTNPMMNIIDIKAVAALTKGTDILLAVDNTFATPYLQLPLELGADIVMHSATKYLGGHSDTVVGALVVKDKELADNLYFIQNASGAVCGPMDSFLVLRGIKTLHVRMQRHCENGRAIAEYLKRNSKIEKVYWPGFEDHPNHRIAKEQMKDFGGMISFVPKGGSYDDAIKIVEKLQVFTLAESLGGVESLAGHPASMTHASIPKEERLRSGVVDSLIRLSVGIEDVDDLIADLEQAIE from the coding sequence ATGGCTTCTGAAAATTTAAAGTTCAATACGAAAACCATACATGGTGGTCAACAACCAGATGAAGCATATGGTGCGGTTATGCCACCTATATATCAAACATCAACATATGCCCAAACTACACCAGGTGGTCATAAGGGATATCAATATTCTAGAAGTGCCAACCCAACAAGAACAGCACTAGAAAATTCTTTAGCGAGTATAGAAGGTGGTGAATTTGGTTTAGCCTTTGGTAGTGGTATTGCAGCGATTGATGCGGTCATTAAATTGTTAGCCCCAGGCGATGAAGTAATTTCAACAGATGACCTTTATGGAGGGACATATAGAATATTCAAAAAGATATTTGAAAAGTTTGGTATCGTTTTTCATTTTGTAGGGATGCAAGGTACAGATGCTGTACGTGATAAAATAAATACGAAAACAAAGTTGATTTGGGTAGAAACGCCTACCAACCCAATGATGAACATTATAGATATAAAAGCAGTAGCAGCCCTAACTAAAGGGACAGATATTTTGCTAGCGGTAGATAATACCTTTGCTACCCCTTATTTGCAATTGCCGTTAGAACTGGGTGCAGATATAGTAATGCATTCAGCTACCAAATATCTTGGTGGTCATAGCGATACGGTTGTTGGGGCACTAGTGGTCAAAGACAAAGAATTAGCCGATAATCTTTATTTTATACAAAATGCAAGTGGTGCCGTTTGTGGACCTATGGATAGTTTTTTGGTCTTAAGAGGAATAAAAACACTGCACGTACGTATGCAGCGCCATTGTGAAAATGGTAGGGCGATTGCCGAATACCTTAAAAGAAATTCTAAAATTGAAAAGGTGTACTGGCCAGGTTTCGAAGACCACCCTAATCATCGTATAGCTAAAGAGCAGATGAAAGATTTTGGTGGCATGATTTCTTTTGTACCTAAAGGTGGTAGTTATGACGATGCCATTAAGATTGTAGAAAAGCTACAGGTATTTACATTGGCAGAGTCTTTAGGTGGTGTAGAAAGTTTAGCGGGTCACCCTGCAAGTATGACCCATGCAAGTATTCCAAAAGAAGAACGACTTAGAAGCGGAGTGGTTGATTCGTTGATTAGATTAAGTGTTGGTATTGAAGATGTTGATGATTTAATAGCAGATTTAGAGCAAGCAATAGAATAA
- the gdhA gene encoding NADP-specific glutamate dehydrogenase: MENKIKAFMDEVIARNGHEPEFIQAVQEVAETVIPYIANQDIYNGKNILLRMVEPERLISFRVAWVDDAGEIHVNRGYRIQMNSAIGPYKGGLRFHPTVNASILKFLAFEQVFKNSLTTLPMGGGKGGSDFDPKGKSDDEVMRFCHAFMLELNRHIGPNTDVPAGDIGVGAREIGFLFGMYKKIRNEFTGVLTGKGLSWGGSKIRPEATGYGTVYFAQSMLKTKNETFEGKTVVISGSGNVAQYAAEKAILLGAKVVTLSDSSGYIYDKDGLNDEKLAFVMDLKNNRRGRISEYADKYASAEFHKGKTPWEVKCDIALPCATQNELDQNDAKKLLKNGCMCVAEGANMPCDTDAVHEFNNAKILFAPGKASNAGGVATSGLEMSQNSLRISWTREEVDERLKDIMEDIHDSCIEYGKDENGFCNYVKGANIAGFVKVADAMLAQGVI, translated from the coding sequence ATGGAGAATAAAATAAAAGCATTTATGGATGAGGTTATTGCCAGAAATGGTCACGAACCAGAATTCATACAAGCGGTGCAAGAAGTTGCAGAAACTGTTATACCATATATTGCAAATCAAGACATATATAATGGTAAGAACATTCTTTTAAGAATGGTAGAACCAGAACGTTTAATTTCATTTAGAGTAGCATGGGTTGATGATGCAGGTGAAATTCATGTAAACCGTGGGTATAGAATACAAATGAACTCAGCAATAGGCCCGTATAAGGGTGGTTTGCGTTTTCATCCAACTGTAAATGCGAGTATTCTTAAATTCTTAGCTTTTGAGCAAGTATTTAAGAACAGTCTTACAACATTACCAATGGGTGGTGGTAAAGGTGGTTCTGATTTTGACCCAAAAGGTAAATCTGATGATGAGGTAATGCGTTTTTGCCATGCCTTTATGTTAGAATTAAATAGACATATTGGTCCTAATACAGATGTACCTGCTGGTGATATTGGTGTTGGTGCTCGTGAAATAGGTTTCCTTTTTGGTATGTACAAAAAGATACGTAACGAGTTTACCGGTGTATTAACTGGTAAAGGTCTTTCTTGGGGTGGTTCTAAAATTAGACCAGAGGCTACAGGTTACGGTACTGTGTATTTTGCACAAAGTATGCTAAAGACAAAAAACGAAACTTTTGAAGGCAAAACAGTAGTAATTTCTGGATCAGGAAATGTTGCTCAGTATGCAGCTGAAAAAGCAATTTTATTAGGAGCTAAAGTGGTAACACTTTCAGATTCTAGCGGATATATTTATGATAAAGATGGCTTGAACGATGAGAAGCTTGCCTTTGTAATGGATCTTAAGAATAATAGAAGAGGTCGTATTTCTGAATATGCAGATAAATATGCTTCTGCTGAATTTCATAAAGGGAAAACACCTTGGGAAGTAAAATGTGATATTGCATTACCATGTGCTACCCAAAACGAGTTGGACCAAAATGATGCTAAAAAGTTATTGAAAAATGGATGTATGTGTGTTGCAGAAGGTGCTAACATGCCTTGTGATACAGATGCTGTTCATGAATTCAATAACGCAAAAATATTGTTTGCACCAGGTAAAGCTTCAAACGCAGGTGGTGTTGCAACGTCTGGTCTAGAAATGTCTCAGAATTCATTAAGAATTAGCTGGACACGTGAAGAGGTTGATGAACGTTTAAAAGACATTATGGAAGATATTCACGATTCTTGTATCGAATACGGTAAAGATGAGAATGGTTTCTGTAACTATGTAAAGGGAGCCAACATTGCTGGTTTCGTTAAGGTAGCCGATGCCATGTTAGCACAGGGTGTTATCTAG
- the recO gene encoding DNA repair protein RecO has protein sequence MQVTTKAIIFSAIKYGDTSLIVKAFTASDGIKSYLLRGVLSSKKGKLKTAYFQPLTQLEIVANHKNKGTLETLKEAKVFYHYQTLYADMAKNAMTLFLAELLGNSIREEEKNEDLFQFLEASLQWLDMHKDVANFHLYFMLSLTRFLGFYPDVYQIDKPYFDLLEGEFAAVESLNPMLRGENIYYFKTLLGTNFDAMHTVKMKKNNRQELLKSLILYFELHLQGFRKPKSLAVLNDVFNTYV, from the coding sequence ATGCAGGTAACCACAAAGGCTATAATATTTTCTGCAATTAAATATGGCGATACAAGTCTTATTGTCAAAGCCTTTACAGCATCAGACGGAATTAAGTCATATTTATTGCGAGGGGTGTTATCTTCAAAGAAAGGCAAATTAAAAACCGCTTATTTTCAGCCCTTAACGCAATTAGAGATTGTTGCCAACCACAAGAACAAAGGCACATTAGAGACGCTAAAAGAAGCGAAGGTTTTTTATCACTATCAAACTTTATATGCAGACATGGCTAAAAATGCCATGACATTGTTTTTAGCAGAGTTATTGGGCAATAGCATACGAGAAGAAGAGAAAAATGAAGATTTGTTCCAGTTTTTAGAAGCATCATTACAATGGTTGGATATGCATAAAGATGTGGCTAATTTTCATCTCTATTTTATGTTGTCATTGACACGCTTTTTAGGCTTTTATCCAGATGTATATCAGATAGATAAGCCCTATTTCGATTTGTTAGAAGGGGAGTTTGCTGCCGTCGAATCATTGAACCCAATGTTAAGAGGAGAGAATATTTATTATTTCAAGACCTTATTGGGCACAAATTTTGATGCAATGCATACCGTGAAGATGAAGAAAAATAATCGCCAAGAATTACTGAAATCTTTAATCCTTTATTTTGAATTGCATTTACAAGGATTTAGAAAACCAAAGTCGCTTGCCGTTTTAAATGATGTTTTTAATACCTATGTATAA
- a CDS encoding TonB-dependent receptor plug domain-containing protein has protein sequence MYKYLFIALFLCCCFGNAQEIIVLDADSGEEVSNVAVYNKDKSKIALSKFDGVFDASVFTSKERITLKHIGYQEFKTTKQQLQRQGNTAYLIMKAQQLDEVVMSVSKWEQQKRDIPNRIISLDARSIAFSAPQTAADLLQNSGKVFVQKSQMGGGSPMIRGFATNRLLLSVDGVRMNNAIFRGGNVQNVISVDPFTIKNTEVIFGPGSVIYGSDAIGGVMNFYTKKPMLSQNDSLLVHGNANYRFASANMENTVHADINLGKKTWSSLTSMTYNNFQDLRMGSHGPDSYLRNTYVQTVNGIDELVENDSPKKQVSTGYDQINFMQKFLFKPNAKWDLNLGAYYSETSDYSRYDRLIRPTSDGLGLRSAEWYYGPQKWFMGNAQVQKKGNGKVYDGLKLGLAYQHFEESRINRDFQDAIRNTTKEKVDAVNFNIDLENKKIGDFRLYYGTEYIYNKVRSNGFDLNINTDEKTDAASRYPDGSTWQSLAGYANGEYKAKPNFTIMSGLRYSHVWVDAVFDDTFYDFPFETADLSTGALTGSIGFSWFPRANLQVTLNGSTGFRAPNIDDVGKIFDSEPGSVVVPNPDLEPEYAYNAEIGVQRNINDKIILKGAAYYTYLVDALVRRDFSYNGVSEIEYGGELSNVQAIQNAAKAYVYGFEFGLEAYLTEQWSISSNLTFTEGVEEEDDGSETPARHAAPTFGDFHIVWKNQRLRTDLFLNYNGEIAYDDLAVSEQSKEYIYAADENGNPFAPSWYTLNFRSQYDVTNRFKVTASLENLTDQRYKTYSSGLVAPGINIILGVGYHF, from the coding sequence ATGTATAAGTACCTATTTATAGCACTTTTTTTATGTTGTTGTTTTGGTAATGCTCAAGAAATTATCGTGCTAGATGCCGATAGTGGTGAAGAGGTTTCCAATGTGGCTGTATACAACAAAGATAAATCTAAGATTGCGCTATCGAAATTCGATGGGGTTTTTGATGCTTCTGTATTTACAAGTAAAGAACGCATCACACTAAAGCATATTGGTTATCAAGAATTTAAAACCACTAAGCAGCAATTGCAAAGACAAGGTAACACTGCTTATTTGATTATGAAGGCTCAGCAATTAGATGAAGTGGTAATGTCCGTTTCTAAATGGGAGCAGCAAAAAAGAGACATTCCCAATAGAATAATTTCTTTAGATGCAAGGTCGATTGCTTTTTCTGCGCCGCAAACAGCTGCCGATTTACTCCAAAATAGTGGTAAGGTATTTGTCCAAAAAAGCCAAATGGGTGGTGGTAGCCCTATGATCCGTGGGTTTGCCACAAATAGATTGTTGCTATCTGTTGATGGCGTTAGAATGAACAACGCCATATTTAGAGGTGGTAATGTGCAAAATGTAATATCTGTTGATCCCTTCACCATCAAGAATACAGAGGTTATTTTTGGTCCGGGTTCGGTTATATATGGTAGTGATGCAATTGGTGGAGTAATGAATTTTTACACTAAAAAACCCATGTTATCGCAGAATGATAGCCTTTTGGTGCACGGTAATGCCAATTATAGATTTGCATCGGCGAATATGGAGAATACCGTACATGCAGATATTAACCTAGGTAAAAAAACATGGTCTTCACTTACAAGTATGACGTATAATAATTTTCAAGATTTAAGAATGGGTTCTCACGGCCCAGATTCTTATTTAAGAAATACATACGTGCAAACTGTAAATGGTATTGATGAGTTGGTGGAAAATGATTCTCCTAAAAAGCAAGTATCAACAGGTTATGATCAAATAAACTTCATGCAGAAATTTCTGTTTAAACCCAATGCTAAATGGGATTTGAACTTAGGAGCCTATTACTCAGAAACTTCAGACTATTCTAGATATGACCGTTTAATTAGACCTACAAGTGATGGTTTGGGCTTGCGTTCAGCAGAATGGTATTATGGACCGCAGAAGTGGTTTATGGGTAATGCGCAGGTTCAGAAAAAAGGAAACGGAAAAGTATATGATGGTTTAAAATTAGGTTTGGCATATCAGCATTTTGAAGAAAGTAGAATTAATAGAGATTTTCAAGATGCGATAAGAAATACAACCAAAGAAAAAGTAGATGCGGTAAACTTTAATATTGACCTTGAGAATAAGAAGATTGGCGATTTTAGGCTGTATTACGGTACTGAGTATATCTATAATAAAGTAAGGTCAAATGGTTTTGATTTAAATATTAATACTGACGAAAAAACCGATGCTGCATCACGCTACCCAGACGGGTCTACTTGGCAAAGCTTAGCGGGGTACGCAAATGGAGAGTATAAAGCTAAGCCTAATTTCACAATCATGTCTGGTTTGCGATATAGCCATGTATGGGTAGATGCTGTTTTTGATGATACTTTTTATGATTTTCCGTTTGAGACCGCAGATTTAAGTACAGGAGCATTAACAGGTAGTATAGGTTTTAGTTGGTTCCCCAGAGCGAATCTACAGGTTACATTAAATGGATCTACAGGTTTTAGGGCTCCGAATATAGATGATGTCGGTAAAATTTTTGATTCTGAACCAGGGTCGGTGGTCGTGCCAAATCCTGATTTAGAGCCTGAGTATGCGTATAATGCTGAAATAGGTGTTCAGCGAAATATAAATGATAAGATCATATTAAAGGGTGCGGCATATTACACGTATTTAGTAGACGCTTTGGTACGTAGAGATTTTAGTTACAATGGAGTTTCTGAAATTGAATATGGTGGCGAATTAAGTAATGTGCAGGCAATTCAAAATGCAGCTAAAGCCTATGTTTATGGTTTTGAATTTGGGTTAGAGGCTTATTTGACCGAACAATGGTCGATATCATCTAACTTGACATTTACAGAAGGTGTAGAAGAGGAAGATGATGGTTCAGAAACTCCCGCACGTCATGCAGCACCAACCTTTGGGGATTTCCACATCGTATGGAAAAATCAAAGACTACGCACAGATTTGTTCTTGAATTATAATGGAGAAATTGCGTATGATGATCTTGCGGTTTCAGAACAGTCTAAAGAGTATATTTATGCTGCAGATGAAAATGGAAACCCGTTTGCACCATCTTGGTATACTTTAAATTTTCGCTCCCAATATGATGTAACCAATAGATTTAAGGTAACCGCAAGTTTAGAAAATTTAACTGATCAGCGGTATAAAACATATTCTTCTGGTTTAGTTGCGCCAGGTATAAATATAATTCTTGGTGTTGGGTATCATTTTTAA
- the ileS gene encoding isoleucine--tRNA ligase gives MKFTEYQGLNLPKVAEEILDYWSKNAIFEKSISSREGKDSYVFYEGPPSANGMPGIHHVMARTIKDIFPRYKTMKGFQVKRKAGWDTHGLPIELGVEKELGITKEDIGVKISVEEYNAACKKAVMRYTDVWNSMTEQVGYWVDMEDPYITYKSKYMETVWWLLKQIYSKDLIYKGYTIQPYSPKAGTGLSSHELNQPGTYQDVTDTTVTAQFKAVEETLPDFLQNEGTVYFLAWTTTPWTLPSNTALTVGSKIDYVLVESYNQYTFEPMNVVLAKNLVGKQFSGKFKEVSEKSELLEYKSGDKKIPFYVVKEFKGKDLLGVRYEQLMDYVLPYENAENAFRIIAGDFVTTEDGTGIVHTAPTFGADDALVAKQAVPEIPPMLVLDENANLVPLVDLQGRFRPELKELGGKYVKNEYYEDGEAPERSIDVEIAIKLKEENKAFKVEKYVHSYPNCWRTDKPILYYPLDSWFIKVTDVKDRMFELNQTINWKPKATGEGRFGNWLANANDWNLSRSRYWGIPLPIWRTEDGKEEIIIGSVAELKSEMTKAVEAGVLEKDIYADFVVDDMSDANYDKIDLHKNIVDQITLVSASGKPMKRESDLIDVWFDSGSMPYAQWHYPFENKDLIDEGKTFPADFIAEGVDQTRGWFYTLHAIATMVFDSVAYKNVVSNGLVLDKEGKKMSKRLGNAVDPFETMNEHGADATRWYMISNANPWDNLKFDTEGIAEVKRKFFGTLYNTYSFFSLYANLDKFTYAEADVPMAERTEIDRWILSELNSLIITVDTAYDEYEPTRAARAISDFVQENLSNWYVRLCRRRFWKGEYATDKIAAYQTLYTCLDIVAKLSAPIAPFFMDQLYLDLNKATVKDGFESVHLADFPVADESLIDKSLEVKMQKAQIISSLVLSIRQKEKIKVRQPLQKIMIPVLDNKDREEIEAVSELIKSEVNVKEIQLLDDASGILVKRIKPNFKTLGPKFGKEMKQIAQVVNGFDQNDIQKIEQDGELTIQLENKSITLQLQDVEISSQDIEGWMVATSGKLTVALDVTINEELRNEGIARELVNRIQNIRKDSGFEVTDKIAIEVLKDGFVEVAVKNNVEYIKTETLTAELKFVEKLDKGVEIAFDEVNTKLFIEKH, from the coding sequence ATGAAGTTCACAGAATATCAAGGATTGAATTTACCAAAGGTCGCAGAAGAAATACTTGACTACTGGTCAAAGAATGCCATTTTTGAAAAAAGTATATCTTCTCGAGAGGGTAAAGATAGTTATGTATTCTATGAAGGTCCGCCATCAGCAAACGGTATGCCGGGTATTCATCATGTAATGGCTAGAACCATTAAAGATATCTTCCCAAGGTATAAAACTATGAAAGGTTTTCAAGTAAAGCGTAAAGCTGGTTGGGACACCCATGGTCTTCCTATTGAATTAGGTGTTGAGAAAGAACTGGGTATTACGAAAGAAGATATCGGAGTTAAAATTTCTGTAGAAGAATATAATGCGGCTTGTAAAAAAGCGGTAATGAGATATACGGATGTTTGGAATTCGATGACCGAACAAGTTGGGTATTGGGTAGATATGGAAGATCCGTACATTACCTATAAGTCCAAGTACATGGAAACTGTTTGGTGGTTGCTAAAACAGATATATTCAAAAGATTTAATATATAAGGGGTATACGATACAGCCATATTCACCAAAGGCAGGAACAGGTTTAAGTTCTCATGAACTAAATCAGCCAGGTACCTACCAAGATGTGACCGATACTACGGTAACTGCTCAGTTTAAAGCTGTCGAAGAAACATTGCCAGATTTCTTACAGAATGAAGGCACAGTTTACTTTTTAGCTTGGACGACTACCCCTTGGACATTGCCTTCGAATACAGCATTGACTGTAGGTTCTAAAATTGATTATGTATTAGTTGAATCTTACAATCAATACACTTTTGAGCCAATGAATGTGGTTCTTGCCAAAAATTTGGTAGGGAAACAATTTTCAGGGAAGTTTAAAGAAGTATCAGAGAAATCAGAGTTGTTAGAGTACAAGTCTGGTGATAAGAAAATTCCTTTCTATGTTGTAAAAGAGTTTAAGGGAAAAGATTTATTGGGTGTTCGTTATGAACAGTTAATGGATTATGTGCTTCCTTATGAAAATGCAGAAAACGCATTTAGAATAATTGCTGGTGATTTTGTAACTACTGAAGATGGTACAGGTATCGTACATACAGCACCTACTTTTGGTGCAGATGATGCTCTTGTAGCAAAGCAGGCAGTACCTGAAATACCACCAATGTTAGTGTTAGATGAAAATGCAAACTTGGTTCCTTTGGTTGACTTGCAAGGTAGGTTTAGACCAGAGTTAAAAGAGTTGGGTGGTAAGTATGTTAAGAACGAATATTATGAAGATGGTGAAGCGCCAGAACGTTCTATAGATGTTGAAATTGCCATTAAATTAAAAGAAGAAAATAAAGCCTTTAAGGTTGAAAAGTATGTGCACAGTTACCCAAACTGCTGGCGTACAGATAAGCCTATATTATATTATCCGTTAGATTCTTGGTTCATTAAGGTGACCGATGTAAAAGATAGAATGTTTGAATTGAACCAAACCATTAACTGGAAACCAAAAGCAACTGGTGAAGGTAGATTTGGTAATTGGTTGGCTAATGCAAATGACTGGAATCTTTCAAGATCTCGCTATTGGGGTATTCCATTACCGATATGGAGAACAGAAGATGGTAAAGAAGAAATTATCATTGGTTCTGTAGCAGAGCTAAAGTCAGAAATGACCAAAGCAGTTGAAGCGGGAGTATTAGAAAAAGATATCTATGCAGACTTCGTTGTTGATGATATGTCTGACGCGAACTACGATAAAATTGATTTACATAAGAACATAGTTGATCAAATTACATTGGTATCTGCATCAGGTAAACCAATGAAGCGTGAAAGTGATTTAATCGATGTTTGGTTCGATAGTGGTTCAATGCCTTATGCACAATGGCATTACCCATTTGAAAATAAAGATTTGATAGATGAAGGGAAAACATTTCCTGCAGATTTCATAGCAGAAGGTGTGGATCAAACTCGTGGTTGGTTCTATACATTGCATGCAATTGCAACGATGGTATTCGATTCAGTTGCGTATAAAAATGTGGTTTCTAACGGACTCGTTTTAGATAAAGAAGGTAAGAAAATGTCTAAGCGATTAGGCAATGCCGTAGATCCTTTTGAGACGATGAACGAGCATGGTGCAGATGCTACAAGATGGTATATGATCAGTAATGCCAACCCTTGGGATAACCTGAAATTCGATACAGAAGGTATCGCTGAGGTAAAGCGTAAGTTCTTTGGCACATTATATAATACCTATTCATTTTTTAGTTTATATGCTAATTTAGATAAGTTCACTTATGCCGAAGCTGATGTGCCGATGGCTGAACGTACAGAAATAGACCGTTGGATTTTATCAGAATTAAATTCATTGATTATAACTGTAGATACGGCATACGATGAGTATGAACCTACACGTGCTGCAAGAGCAATATCAGATTTTGTTCAAGAGAACCTAAGTAACTGGTATGTGCGTTTGTGTAGAAGACGTTTCTGGAAAGGAGAATATGCAACAGATAAAATTGCGGCATACCAAACCTTATATACATGTTTAGATATCGTTGCAAAATTATCAGCACCAATAGCGCCATTTTTTATGGATCAATTGTATTTAGATTTGAATAAAGCTACGGTAAAAGATGGTTTTGAAAGTGTGCATTTGGCAGATTTCCCTGTTGCAGATGAGTCACTTATTGATAAAAGCTTAGAAGTTAAAATGCAGAAAGCGCAAATAATTTCTTCTTTAGTATTATCAATCCGTCAGAAAGAGAAAATAAAAGTGCGTCAGCCATTGCAGAAAATAATGATTCCTGTGCTTGATAATAAAGACAGGGAAGAAATTGAAGCAGTGTCAGAATTAATAAAATCTGAAGTTAACGTTAAGGAAATTCAACTGTTAGATGATGCATCAGGAATACTGGTGAAGCGTATTAAGCCTAACTTCAAGACTTTAGGTCCGAAATTTGGTAAAGAAATGAAGCAAATTGCTCAAGTTGTCAATGGTTTTGATCAAAATGACATCCAAAAAATTGAGCAGGATGGCGAATTAACAATCCAATTAGAAAATAAAAGTATTACTTTACAGTTACAGGATGTAGAAATCTCTTCTCAAGATATTGAAGGTTGGATGGTAGCGACCTCTGGTAAATTAACTGTTGCCTTAGATGTGACAATTAATGAAGAGTTGAGAAATGAAGGAATTGCAAGAGAGTTGGTCAACAGAATTCAGAATATTAGAAAAGATTCTGGTTTTGAGGTTACAGATAAAATTGCAATCGAAGTATTAAAAGACGGTTTTGTAGAAGTTGCTGTAAAAAATAATGTAGAGTATATTAAAACAGAGACTTTAACGGCTGAATTAAAATTTGTAGAAAAATTGGACAAAGGCGTAGAAATTGCTTTTGACGAGGTGAACACTAAATTGTTTATTGAAAAACATTAA
- a CDS encoding TraR/DksA family transcriptional regulator, whose translation MAEDLKVRYSDKDLAEFKVLIEEKIEKAKSHLELLKSAYMNDGNNGTDDTSPTFKAFEEGSETMSKEANTQLAIRQEKFIRDLKNAMLRIENKTFGVCRVTGKLINKERLKLVPHATLSIEAKNMQS comes from the coding sequence ATGGCAGAAGATTTAAAAGTAAGGTATTCTGACAAAGATTTGGCAGAATTCAAAGTACTGATCGAAGAGAAGATAGAAAAGGCAAAAAGCCATTTAGAGCTCTTGAAAAGTGCTTATATGAACGATGGTAATAATGGTACCGATGATACGTCGCCTACCTTTAAGGCATTTGAAGAAGGTTCAGAGACGATGAGCAAAGAAGCAAATACGCAATTAGCTATTCGACAAGAAAAGTTTATTCGTGATCTTAAGAATGCGATGTTACGCATAGAAAATAAGACCTTTGGTGTATGTCGTGTTACAGGTAAACTAATCAATAAAGAGCGGTTAAAACTTGTGCCACATGCTACATTAAGTATTGAAGCCAAAAATATGCAGTCATAA